ATGTGTTTTATGTGAAATGCTTCAGATTGCTTGTGTAGGGAGACTTTGCAAACATTTTAGACCTGTATATGGTACTTGAACTTTCAGGATGTTTCTAAGCTTTGAAAAATGTTACTTAGAGCTGATCTTTTAAATTTAGCActcaaaatgtttaattttgaaaGACACGTATTGTAGGAACACAGTGATTTGATGACTTGCACATTTCAGTCATATTTATGGATATTTAAAAGAGGTTTATTGTAAGCTTTAAAATTATTCATGGTTCAGTTTAGTTCAATTATTATCATTAATGTTTCAATTGTTGACTTTTTTTAGAACACTTTGTGGGTGTCGTGTCAGAGTGGAACTATCCAATGGTGAAAAACGCAGTCGAAACCGTGGTCCACCTCCTTCGTGGAGTAGACGTCCTCGAGATGACTATCGTAGGAGAAGTCCTCCACCTCGTCGCAGGTATTTAGGATTGTAAAACTTATATAGAGAACTTGGCAGTATCACTGTTCTGGcttaatagggtttttaaaaaaacacattgatgtGTGTTAAGGTGGATCACCAGAGACTAAATCATTTAAGTGTACGTTAGGGGGTACATGCCATTGAACACACACTTTTGTCCTTAGGTGACTGTACCAGTTGATAGTGCCCTCTAACATGGATTATCATCTTTCCTTCTGAAGCCTGTTCATCATCTAGTCACTCCCTTTTTCTTCCCAGTGCgccaacttttttctttttaaatttttcttcatTGTTGAGAATAgttacatacatacaacagtttggctTTTTATTCACTCAGGGTTTTTTCATTTCAGCAGAAGTCCTGTCAGGCAGGCAACTGTTATACGAACGCTAAAGCAATGAGCAGTTGCTTAGCTAAGTTTGACGGTAGTGGAACTGTTAAAATATGACAATCTTACTTTAGTTCTGCAATCCTAAATTTCAGAATATTGCAGAGTTTTAGTTGCATTCAGTGACCCTGATGAATTGGTTGTGTTAAATAAATCACTTAATTACTTAAACCCTAATTTCTGCAAGTACTGATCTTAACCTGTATCAGGTGAAGTCTATACGAGATAGAAAGACCTGTTCCCTTTCACTGTAGAACACAATAGGAGTATTTGTTAGCTAATAGATGGTTGTACTGATggcttgtttttcattttttatgcTTTTTTGGTCCATCTATTAATAAAAATGAACCCGTTACAGAGTCACCATCATGTCTCTTCTCACCACCCTCTGAGTCTGCATTAGCCAGTCAACTAGCCCTTTCAGCGTCATGTGACCAGCGCGCCCCATTCAGCTTGGCTGGTGTCGTTTCACATGACCCAGGCATGGCCAGTCGTCAGGTTGCACCGCCCTTTGGTTCCCGAGCATGCTGTTTTCTCTCAGCCTTCTCTCCAACCTTAACCAAATCGGCAGCTACCTCGACCGCCCACACATTCCCGGCCAATCAGCTCAGCTGTTTATTTACCAAATGTCTTCACAACAACTACAGCAGCAGCCTTCGGCTaacaaaaaagcaggaaaaatccACAACACCCCCTTCGCCAACCAACTAAATACAACGCAACATCTGGCAAAACCTTTTCAGCAAATTCTTCTTGGCAGTCAGTCCGGCAGCCTCACCTCACCATTTCTAGCTTGTTGAAACCAAAAACTAGTAAGTTTTTCCTGCTTATACAGTTTACTGCTGGTTAAAATAAGGAGTAAGCGGCTTATAAAGTAATTACTTTTTCTCAATCAAAGGCTGGCTGTGCGTAATTTCGTGGTAACATACATATGTTGCTTGAATAAAACTTTTAAGGGTGATAGGAAACTTAATGTAAGTAACTAAACTGCAGTATATTTGCATGTGAGATGGCAACTACACTTAATTGCTAACTTAGTTCTTCCTTGCAAAAATCTGCCAACTCCTTTCACCTTTAAATTGTTTTACTAACAGTTTCAGAACTTAAAACAATTTATGGGATAAACTGTGAAAGCTAAGATTCTTAAGACTAAACACACTATGACAGTTTTACATTCACAGATAATGTAATTTTAACGGCATTGTCACTGTGTGCATTAGTCTTTCACTTGGAACTTTGTGTCCTTCTAAGGACTTGATCTTGCATGGGTTCCAAAATACTGGTTTATACTAATTTTGGAACTACTTGTGGGATTTTGAGACAGTGTTCGAGGCAGTGGATTTAGTTGAGATGGAAGTGCTGCATTGGAAAGGTTTGCTATGACGTGGTATTAGTTAAAGCAAACTCATGGTTGGAAAATGTGCTGATCACACTgaggtttttttaatgcttgAATCTTTCCATTTTGCTGGACGATGGGTGCCATTTATTTTGGAGCTTTTCACTGGGCCCAACAGTGACTTGACAAGTTGGGAATTGGCCTCATTCCAATAGTGTTGAATTGATAAAAAGgcttacttttctatttttaattgtaGATCTCCACGAAGGAGAAGCTTCTCCCGTAGCCGCAGCAGGTAACTGTTGGGACTTGATTTAAGTTGTGTTGTGACTTGTAGGAGAAATGTTTTCTCAGTTTCTTTAAACTGAAAACATTGTGCAGTAGAAGAAAAACAGCACAGGTGCGaagtagttactttttaaaaattataaatgtaaTCTGAATTCACTCAAATATTTCTAGGTTTTTCTGGCAAAAGTGCTTGTAATAAATGAAGATAATGAAATTTTAAATTGAGCACTTGGTAATATTGAATTGAGTTCTGCATCTAAAGTGTGGATGTTTAAGCATAACTTATAGTATTAGTGCATTGAAACTTTGTATAAGTCTGATAGAAACCaaaatttttgtatttgtatattatCCTAAATTTGTTTAACTAGTAATTGATTTCATTAATTTGTACCAGGTAACATAAATTATTGCTCAAAGGTTGAGAATGAGAGAGGCCAGAGTTTTTCTGAAAATGAATCTTGTTTTCAAATAAAGCTTTTCATCCTCTAAATCTTACTGTTGTGTTCCATTATAATTCTGAATGTTTGTATTACAGGTCCCTTTCTAgagacagaaggagagagagatcaCTGTCAAGGGAGAGAAATCATAAACCTTCCCGTTCCTTTTCCAGATCTCGTAGGTAAGAGCAATAGTATCTGTTTAACCATTAAAATAACTGCAAAACAATTCACCAGACTCCAGTAACTTGAGAAATTTAAATGTCACtaatgaaggattttttttctctgaatgATATTAAGTAGAAATTTCTAGTATAGGTTAAAATTTCTTGGGTATAAAACTATATGATAGGCTTTGgagaataagtaaataagtaagtggAGTATACTTAGGAATATAAATTCCAGTGTTTAAGTGAGAATATTTAATATACCTTCTCTATAGCCGCTCCAGGTCAAATGACAGGAAGTAGGACTTCAGGAGGAGCAATGTACAGGAAGTCACACCAGATCTGAAGAAAGGAGTATGTACAGAACATTGTTTTCTTTGAGACTCCATAAGcttggtgcatttttaaaatgttttagctgtcagattttgtttttcttgtctcTTGTAACGTGACAATGTAACAGTTGTGAATCTGTATATGGTTCTGAGCTGGTCATATGAAGTGTAATAAATTTGTGGTTTTACAGTGTACCCTTAAGCATAACTTTGATTTACATTGATGTTAGCTAGTGACCTTGCATAGACTTAACCAAATAAAACCTCAGAAGCCAATCATTGGCAAATGTTCTTACTCATTTGGATTGTGTTCTGGAATTTTTGCAGGATCTAAACTTGAAACAACATGTGGACTGCTAATCATGAACATTTGCTGTTGTCATAGATGGGCAGAGTGAGACCTGGAGGTTTGATTAGTTTGTCAAAATAGTGGACAGTTAAAAACGAATAGCAACTGAAGTCACTATGAAAGCCTTGTGGCTGGACTTTTTACTGAACTATTCTAAAGTTCTGATTTATAGCAGCTCAGTCAAAACCTGACTGTACAGTGTAGATTATTTTTTTCACTTCTCATGTGGCACATTAGTAACTGCTAAAGTGTGCAGACCAAAATAAGAGAAGGATGACTATATAAGGGTACACTGTAAATGCAAATCTTTTTGTGCATACGTTGTCAATGTCACTGTAAACTCTTGAAGATCTTTGGATTAAAGTTTTGGTTACAAATCATTCTAAGCACGTAACTTCTGTATTTTGACATTTCAGTGCAAAACATAAGGTGGGTTTGTGTACAATTCAAATCTCTTACTGTGAACAGGTTGAAGCCATTATCAAATTTCACAGTTTTTATATGTGGATAACTTGTACACAGAAGATTCATGCATAGTTAATAGGGCACTGGAAGGTCTTTTTAGAATGTGCCTGATGTGGAGGTAACTGCCTTCAGCATGGTCCATTGTATAAAGTAATAGCTGCAACACAGCCAAACAAGCTGCAGTAATGTTCAACTTCGTATACTGTAATCAGATGAGCCTTGCTTTTGAGTAATGAAGTAATCAAAATTTGTACACCAAAAATGAAATTCCTTTTCAAGAGCTCAAAATTAAACATCACTTTAGCTTTGTCATATCCACAAAGCTTTAAAAAGCCTTCTGTTAAACAAACATTGCATGTAGTGTTTATCCATAACAAGCCAATTATGGCATGTGATTAGAATGCCAAAATGTATCTCAGAAAAGAATTAGTGTTTTTCTTTTAGATTAAATTCATGCTGCTTGAAAATATCTGATTTAATTTGTTCCTTTAGCTTTGAAAGGAATTTAGATGGTTGTAGAATGGGGCTCTGTCTTAAACAGGAATTTGAACTGGGAAAAATACTTCATTAATGATTTGAATGTAAGCTGTGTAGATACAGTGTTCAATATAGCTTGGTTTATACCAGAGAAATATTTGCCATAATATAGTCTTGtttgggaggtggtggtgaaCAGAACAGTCttatggaaataaaaaaaaaaacacacacaactaaTAACACTTTATATGTACTTCCAAATTCTTACACATGTATGATCGCACCTGGAAACAGAAATCTTTCACGAAGATATTAAGATAAGTTAACCCATTCAGATCTTCTGCCTTTGTCATATAGTTAGCTTTAAACTGCAGACATAACAGACCAAACTACTGGAGGCTGCAAAAATTCAGTTCATTTTCAAATGTTTCATTCCTTTATAAGGCTATAATATGCCCTTATGTCACACTCATGTGGCCATGCTAGCTGTCGATAATGGGGTTTGTCCTTCAAATTACTTGCAGGATCAGTTTGTATACGGGAACCTGTTGGTGACTCATAGAAGCAAAGCAGTTGTCCTTTTGTGTTCTGCATCTACTCAGTTTCTAGGTTCTTTTACCTCTGATGAAATTTGGCCATTGCAGCAGAGTTTTTTTAACACAGTAAAATGTTAAAACCTATGAAGTAAAGATACAATGCACTGCCAAGCTTTGCTGTGAAATGCTTGTGTAGCAAATGCTGACAAATGATTGTTTCATTGCATGATCTGTTGTCAGCTATGGTAATCGAGACATTGTGCTATTCCTTGTTTGGTGCAGGGATTAATGGGTTTCCTTTACATGTTGAGTTGCAGGTAGGTCTTCATTGAAATCAAAATTATATTGAGTAGGTGATTGATCCTTGTCAAAGATTCAGCATTGTCATCCAAAGACTTCGATTTCTTAATTTCTCCCCAtcccatagagcagtggtccccagccttgggcctccagatgttcttggacttcaactcccagaaatcctggccagcaaaggtggtgctgaaggcttctgggagttgtagcccaagaacatctggaggcccaaggttggggaccactgccatagagagTGCTTAAAACAGTTAGTGGGTTTTTCTCAAATTGTATATGTTTATATGGGGAAAATATAATCAGCAAGACCTGTTCCAAAATGTCTCTTAATCTGATATTTGGAATAGAGAGAATGGGAAGTATAAGCAATAAAGAGCATACACTTGATGCACAAATGATACACATTTTCTATACCAGCTTTCCAAACTAATTTTCACAACATACAGTTTTAAGCTTGTAGGTAGAAAAtgtcaagatggaaaaaaaagttcTCACTGCAGTTGAGGACTGAGTTACTGTTGAGAAACTCCTGTCCCAGAGAATGAGCTCTTACTGCAGAGATGGTTGTCTCCAGTTTTCTCTTTATACAGACACAAAATGATTTGAGGAGAATATTTAAATTTAATAGATAAAATTTAGATACCAATGTTATAGCTTTGCCAGTTAATCGAAGAGAATAGATAATAACTAAATTCTGCTCCACATCAATTTCAGTCCTGCATACTTTGGACTTGATCTTGCTGCTTTATCCACTGAGAAGACTTCTTCAGACTCCTAAGCTTTATTGAGAACGAGGCGAATGCTATTATGTTGCAGGGTTTAATGAGGCAGTTCTGAGTAGTTAACTTGcatataattttgattttttttctcttagcaTTTGTCAAATTTAGTGTTTTGCTCTGTAAGTTGATACGAAAAAAGATACCAAATGCCCTTCAAGGCAGATTTTGCTGGCCATGCAAGTTACCATTGGAAACATATTCCATCTGTTTACTGCTTAACTGTGCACTATGGATAAGCAATATGGCAGATGGAGAGAAGCCCCTTGTACCATCTAATCATGTGATTTAGTTTTAATTTGAAAAGCTCTGTTAAGATAAAAGGTTTCAGAAGAAAAGACAAACAGGAAATAGCACACGTCtacattcaaaatatttatactcTGGCACAGATAATCTCTGCATAGCTGACCTAAGGTTTTGTTAGGTGACAGAATAGTACAGTTGTGCGAAACCACTCCAGCTTCTACTTATATGGGATCAGGAGGAGGCTGTGGCTAGACTTCGTGGGTTAGATGGGACTTGGTATAACATGAGTCTGGATTGCTTCAGCAGATGTGGCCTTTCTATGTGAAGGCATTAAGTCTTTGTGGAAATAAGCCCAGGTAGATAGGACGAAGTGTGAATGATGTGTCTGTCATGACATTGGGTGTAacataataaaatgtattttgcaaCCTCAGACAAGTTCTATCACATCACTGGTAGTGGTCCACAAAATTTTACAATAAATAAAGTTAATTTGTCTTTAGGGTAccacatgactttttaaaaaaaaattgcaatagaCTTGACACGATGATGCACTTGAAGTACTAGAAAAGACTATTCTGTGTGGAAGTGATGCCTGATAAGTAATAAGAGGTACAAGGAATGGAAATTCAGAAGTATCAGGGCTAGAGATATAGCTTTATAGAACAGTTAATAGATTTTTAAGAGTTAGGAGATTAATTTTGCATTGCAACTGAGAAAATTGACATACCCCAGTCAGTTAATCATAAAAACTGTTgatgtttgaattgtggtgccagtTCTATCTTATTATTACTGTTGCATTGTGACCAAGCAGTGCTAAGTGGCAGTGAGATGAAGTACTGTGTATCCCGTATTAATGATAAATAATTAGCATGTTGTGGATTTCACAGGATCAACAAATCAATTCCACAAATCTCATAGGgattatattttaattagatAAACATCTACTTCTATGCATGTGTACACTTTGGCATCTCAAAATACTTCATTAGGAAAGATACCTGTCACCTTGAGTGATCGTGAACACTGAGATGATTTAAGCATagcaaatataatttaaaaattgagaAATTCAACAAAGACCTTTTACACAACAGCATTCTTCTGTGTACTGTCTCAGCATGTTTCCATCAGCTTTCCGGACTTGCTCTCTcatggtaaaaggaaaataaGATTTTCAGGAGCCCGAATTTTGCTTCTGGTGTGATTGTTGGatggaaatatattttgctgTGAAGATGAAGAATCCTGCATCATCAGTCACCGTCGGTTCCTAATAAGCTGAATGTTGTTCATCTTGCAGAGTTTCCCAAAAGGATCAGAAATGTTCTCACACATGTTGCagatcaaattaaaaaaagatttttctcctgtttcttgtgtgtggtttgtttggtttctccagctCTCCTCAAATTCATGCCTTGGGCAATATGGCAAAGCTTCTTTAGTCCCATTTAATAATCTTTTAGAAAATCAGCACTATTGGCACCCTGCAGGAGGTTGGTTCCCATCTTTAGTTCAACTTTACCTGTGAACAAAATATTTGTAGAACTAGTAAGAGAAGGGTATAGTACCCCCAGCTGGAATTAGTGCTGGGTCAAGGAAGTGAACAAACACTTGTTGATATGTTATTGGGACAGCTAGTAAGAATAGGAGCTTCCACTCTTAAATGTCTTCATAAATGCTAGTACTGTATATTctcaagtaaggtaaaggttccccttgacaatttttgtccagtcgtgttcgactctagggggcgttgctcatccccgtttccaagccatagagccaacgtttcgtccaaagacaatctttcatggtcacatggccagtgagacttagacatggaacgttgttaccttcccaccgaggtggtccctatttatctacttgcatttgcatgctttcaaaccactaggttggcgggaataTTCTCAAGTAGTTGTGATCAAATAATAGGGATATTGAAGCGATTAGCTCAATAGCATTGAATGCTGAAGACTTGTTTCACACCTGACAGTTCAGTTAAGTGTATCATCctattgtttagtcatgtcccaaCACttccaaagcacgccaggccctcctgtcttccactgcctcctggagttgggtcaaattcatgttggtaagcttcggtgacactgtccaaccatcttgtcctctgtccccttctcttgccttcacactttcccacaaTTTTACATGTGATTTTAATATATACATTCCTATGAAAATAATGATATTATTGCTCCCCCTTTGGCAAGGCTAGCAGAAGACAAAATCACTGCCTGACTTACTTTCTCATCCACATACAGACCTGTTCTATGTCTTAACAGCTACAGAGGAGGACAAATTTGCAACTCCAAAGCTGCCTAGCTTGGTACCCTCCCCTTCTCCAGCCCTGGTATAAGGAGATGAAGATACAGGTGGAGAGGCAGCAGTCTTTAATTCCCCCTAgcaatctattttaaatctggagcaGGGAAAATATCTGCACGGGTTTTCACATGGCAAACATCAGGTATAAATTAGAAGtatgaaaaatgtaaataaggttccggaaaaatcaggaaaaggttgTATGGTTGTTGAAACAATACatatgcaggaacaggtgatatctttattctCTGCCTTTTAATGAATGAATCTTTGGTATCCTAACAAGATGGCTCCAAGAAGACAGACATAGGGAAGGTTTCAGAGTCTTTATAAGAATATGGGTCCAAGTAAAGTTGACTCCTTAGAGGCAATGGACTGCTGTGTCCAGTTGTTCAATAAGTTCCATTCTATTAGTGGTCTATTAAGCCAATTTGAAAATTAATAAGAGACAAAACCCTTCTCCATAATAACTCTGAACTTCTGTAACAaaacttgtgttgttgttgtttagtcattaagtcatgtccgactcttcttgaaccagagcacggcaggccctcctgtcttccactgcctcctggagttgggtcaaattcatgttggtggcttcggtgacactgtccaaccatctcatcctctgtcgtccccttctcctcttgcagtcacactttcctaacatcaaggtcttttccaaggagtcttctcttctcatcagatggccaaagtactggagcctcagcttcaggatttgtccttccagtgagcactcagggttgatttccttcaaaatggataggtttgttctccttgcagtccaggggactctcaagagtctcctccagcaccacaattcaaaagcatcaattcctcaacggtcagccttctttatggtccagctttcacgtccatacatcactagttggaaaaccatagctttgactatgcagacctttgtcggcaaggtgatgtccctacAGTACTTTCTAAGATGCTGTACCATCCCATACTTGTACCTTAAAGTCTGGTATAAAATGCATACTTTTAGTGATTCTTCCATCACAGCTCTAGAGTCTTGTTTTGAACTGTACATTTGAAAACTTCCTTTATAGTCAGACGCCATGCTTTGGGGGAATGTGTGGCTCAGTCATATCCTTATGCACACATacattttctatatttttctgtgACCTTGTTTTCCCAGCTCAAAATTGTGTAAGACGTcacaacaacattaaaaacaatactgtaaaataatattttaacaaTTCAAAAAACAACCAGATACATACCAATCTTGCACATTAGTTTACAGAGGGAAGGAAATTGGGTCAGCAGTAATAGCTCATGCTTCCAGCAAGTCCAAATCCTACTAGAAAGAATGGCAAATTGGTATTTCGTACTAAACTGAAAAATTTTATCAGAAGGATCTACTGTTTTCTCCCTGAAGGAGGGCATGACTACGTGCAAGTTAGTCTTGGGTTTATGCAAATTTCTCTGCAATACACCATGACATTGGGAGAAGTTTGCATTTAGTGATTGTATCagtgtaaaaataaaattttcaacTTGTATGGTCGCTGCAATCTTGTATGAGCAGAAGTCAGGGAAAGGAGTAGGGTTCATTAATTAAATTTCTACGTTCCCTTTGAGCGGCAAGCCACTActtgggtggctcacaacaaagtTTGTACATAAAAaacttagaaaagaaagaaaaaaagatctcaCAGCTATAATATAACTGCATCACAGGCATGAAAACTCAAATCCCAACATGCTGACAACAATAacatcaagaaataaaaggaaacttaaatcaaacaaatactgtagaagATTTTCAAAGACCAACCAAAGAGGAATGTATTTGCCTTCTGAATACTAGGAGGGTGGGGGCCTGATGCACCTCCACTGGTAATGAGTTCTATAATGAGGTGGCCATCACTGAGCAGGCCCCAGTTAGTTCCTAGTTGTAGACTTCCAGGTTTCCCATAGGGTGGCCACCCACAGCATCAAGTATTGGAAAATGAGGATGGAATGGGTGGTAAATCTGAGGGAATGGTGCTCTGCCAGGtagtgaggtcctaaaccattcaaTGCTTTAAATATCAACACTAACACCTTGAACTTGGCCCAGACATATATAGTATGTTTCACTCCCACACTGCACCCCATTCTGGGTATGACCAGCAATGTCATCTGGACATGCCCAAAAATGGTCTTAGAGGTCTAATGTAAGCAATCACATAAGTCAAAAGCAAGATACTGTAATACAATGTGACTGGAAATTAAGCAAAAAGACAGGCGGTACTGCATACTCATGTGAAAAGGTTAGATCTACTTGCAGTTAGTCCTAATGTGTAGTTCACAGATAAATATCAAAGGAACAGTGAGAGACATGGCACAAACAGCAGGACATATACCTATCTAGTTGCTCATAGAAGTGTCTTAAAACCAGAGCACAGTAGCAGAGAACTCTTACTTCCA
This sequence is a window from Pogona vitticeps strain Pit_001003342236 chromosome 4, PviZW2.1, whole genome shotgun sequence. Protein-coding genes within it:
- the SRSF3 gene encoding serine/arginine-rich splicing factor 3, with protein sequence MHRDSCPLDCKVYVGNLGNNGNKTELERAFGYYGPLRSVWVARNPPGFAFVEFEDPRDAADAVRELDGRTLCGCRVRVELSNGEKRSRNRGPPPSWSRRPRDDYRRRSPPPRRRSPRRRSFSRSRSRSLSRDRRRERSLSRERNHKPSRSFSRSRSRSRSNDRK